The Streptomyces sp. RKAG293 genome includes a region encoding these proteins:
- a CDS encoding nuclear transport factor 2 family protein, with product MATTELHPAVQRAVDAANSGVTDDFLDSFTADGAVDDWGRVFAGREAIRGWSDKEFIGVDVSLDVTAVHRSGDTVTVTATVGGNGFNGPSDFAFTVAGDRISLMRITG from the coding sequence ATGGCCACGACCGAACTGCACCCCGCCGTCCAGCGCGCGGTGGACGCCGCCAACTCCGGCGTCACCGACGACTTCCTCGACAGCTTCACCGCGGACGGCGCGGTCGACGACTGGGGCCGTGTCTTCGCCGGACGTGAGGCCATCCGGGGGTGGAGCGACAAGGAGTTCATCGGGGTGGACGTCAGCCTGGACGTCACGGCGGTGCACCGGTCGGGCGACACCGTGACCGTCACCGCGACGGTGGGCGGGAACGGCTTCAACGGCCCCTCCGACTTCGCGTTCACGGTGGCGGGCGACCGGATCTCCCTGATGCGGATCACCGGATGA
- a CDS encoding SDR family oxidoreductase — translation MSAQTTTSKSSSRVAIVTGGSRGIGRESAERLAADGFAVVVNYAGNQTEADATVSAITAAGGRAVAFRADVADEVSVSALFDTAERTFGGIDVVVHAAGVMTLAPLVDTDLDAMDRMHRTNIRGTFVVDQQAARRLRGGGAIINFSSSVVGLAIPGYTAYAATKGAVEAMTLILARELRGRDITVNAVAPGPTATALFLDGKDEETVARMAAQAPLERLGTPQDIAEVVSFLAGPARWVNGQVVRANGGIV, via the coding sequence ATGAGCGCGCAGACCACCACCTCCAAGTCCTCGAGCCGGGTCGCGATCGTCACCGGCGGCTCCCGCGGCATCGGCCGGGAGAGCGCCGAGCGACTGGCCGCCGACGGATTCGCCGTCGTCGTCAACTACGCCGGCAACCAGACCGAGGCCGACGCGACGGTGTCGGCCATCACCGCCGCCGGCGGGCGGGCGGTCGCCTTCCGTGCCGACGTCGCCGACGAGGTCTCGGTCTCGGCCCTCTTCGACACCGCCGAGAGGACGTTCGGCGGAATCGACGTCGTCGTGCACGCGGCGGGCGTCATGACGCTGGCACCGCTGGTCGACACGGATCTGGACGCCATGGACCGTATGCACCGCACGAACATCCGCGGCACCTTCGTCGTCGATCAGCAGGCCGCCCGACGACTGCGCGGCGGCGGGGCGATCATCAACTTCTCCAGCTCCGTGGTGGGACTGGCCATCCCCGGCTACACCGCATACGCGGCCACCAAGGGCGCCGTCGAGGCGATGACGCTGATCCTGGCCCGGGAGCTGCGCGGCCGGGACATCACCGTCAACGCCGTGGCCCCGGGACCGACCGCCACCGCCCTGTTCCTGGACGGCAAGGACGAGGAGACCGTCGCGAGGATGGCCGCCCAGGCACCGCTGGAGCGCCTCGGCACCCCGCAGGACATCGCCGAGGTCGTCTCCTTCCTCGCCGGCCCGGCCCGCTGGGTGAACGGCCAGGTCGTCCGGGCCAACGGCGGCATCGTCTGA
- a CDS encoding SDR family oxidoreductase: MGSTIVITGAGSGFGALAARALARSGHTVYAAMRNTTGRNADRVAEARQYAAEHQVDLRTVELDVLSQESADAAVATILAEAGTLDVVIHNAGHMVTGPTEAFTPEELTAVYDTNVLGTQRVNRAALPHLRARRHGLVVWIGSTSTRGGTPPYLAPYFAAKAAMDSLAVSYAAELARFDIETSIVVPGSFTSGTNHFATGGHPAQQDIVDAYEEHYAGLMDQVSRRLADLAPAGADVSQVADAIVDVVNAPHGTRPFRVHIDPAGDGAEEVSEVADRIRAEFLARIGLGDLLHPHTHPHAAE; this comes from the coding sequence ATGGGCAGCACCATCGTCATCACAGGAGCCGGTTCCGGTTTCGGAGCCCTGGCCGCACGGGCGCTGGCCCGCTCGGGCCACACCGTCTACGCCGCCATGCGCAACACCACCGGCCGCAACGCCGACCGGGTCGCCGAGGCCCGGCAGTACGCCGCCGAGCACCAGGTGGACCTGCGCACCGTCGAACTCGACGTCCTCTCCCAGGAGTCCGCCGACGCCGCCGTCGCCACCATCCTGGCCGAGGCGGGCACCCTGGACGTCGTCATCCACAACGCCGGCCACATGGTCACCGGCCCCACCGAGGCCTTCACTCCCGAAGAGCTCACCGCCGTCTACGACACCAACGTGCTCGGCACCCAGCGGGTCAACCGCGCCGCCCTCCCCCATCTGCGGGCGCGGCGGCACGGCCTCGTCGTATGGATCGGCTCCACGAGCACCCGTGGCGGTACCCCGCCGTACCTCGCCCCGTACTTCGCCGCCAAGGCCGCCATGGACTCGCTCGCCGTCAGCTACGCCGCCGAACTGGCCCGTTTCGACATCGAGACCTCCATCGTCGTCCCCGGCTCCTTCACCTCGGGCACCAACCACTTCGCCACGGGCGGGCACCCGGCCCAGCAGGACATCGTCGACGCCTACGAGGAGCACTACGCCGGCCTCATGGACCAGGTCTCCCGGCGACTCGCCGACCTGGCCCCGGCCGGTGCCGACGTCTCCCAGGTCGCGGACGCCATCGTCGACGTCGTCAACGCGCCGCACGGCACGCGTCCGTTCCGCGTCCACATAGATCCCGCGGGCGACGGCGCCGAGGAGGTCAGCGAGGTCGCCGACCGCATCCGCGCCGAATTCCTTGCCCGGATCGGCCTCGGGGACCTCCTTCACCCGCACACCCACCCGCACGCCGCCGAGTAG